The Clostridia bacterium genomic interval ATGGAAATATTGAAACTGTGCTGTTGGCATATGGGGAAAAACAAGAAATACAACAGGATGTGATAAAGCATATTAATAAAGTTGCACCTGGAGGTGGGTATATACTAGGCTCCAGTTCTAGCATAATGGAAGGTATACCCCCTGAAAATTATTTAGCTATGATTGAATGTGCCATGAAATATGGTAAGTATTCAATTATCCCGAGAGGAAAGGAGGAAAGCTAATTAAATCGGGATTTTAAAAATAATATAGATTAAGCTTAAACAGAAAATAAAAGGAGGATAAATAATGTCAAAGAAACTAATTAGTGTAATTTTAGCATGTCTACTAGTTTTAACATTGTTTGCAGGATGCGGTAATAATGCTGAGAAAAAAGAAGATGGAACACAAACAAAAGATGGGGACAAAGGCGAACAAGTTACAATAACCTTTGCTGAAACGTTACCAAATGAAGCAAGAACAGAACTATTAAAGGAAATGGTCAGTGAATTTGAAGAGCAAAACCCAAATATAAAGGTTGAATTCCAAACAATACCTGTTGACCAGTCAAAAGATAAATTGCTTACAATGGCAGCAGGAAAAGCACTGCCAGATGTATTTGAATTAAATGATTCATGGTTAGGTTCATTAGGAGTAGGTGGACATCTAGAGAGTTTAGAGCCATATATTGAAAATTGGGAAAATAAAGATGGTTTAGTTGATTCTGTATTGACACTTGGAAGATCACTTGATGATACTGCTTACTGGATACCATATGGTTTTTATGGTACAGCTGTATACTATAACACAGAAATGCTTGAAGCCACAGGAATGGAAGCACCAACAACAACTGATGAGTTTTATGAAGTAGCGAAAGCTATGACAAATAAAGATGAAGGTAAATATGGATATGCTTTCAGGGGTGGTCCCTATGGAGGAACTCATGCAATAATGTGGATGCTTTCACATGTTGGTTCTCCGGATTTCTTTGATGAAAATGGAGAGTGTGTATTCGACACACCAGAGGGAATAGAAGGATTGAAAAAATATGCAGCATTGTACAAGGATACTGCACCTACAGATTCAACAAGCTGGGGATTTAGAGAATGTGTTACAGGATTCACAACAGGAGTTACAGGGCTTGTGATCCAGAGTAATGAAGTTGTACAGATATGTGACGAAAAAATGGGAGAAGGAAAGTTTGACACTGCTATGCTTCCTGTAGGAACATCTGGAAAGACATATGATACAAGCGGACAGGCTGGTTATGCTATGTCAGCTCATTCAAAACATAAAGAAGAAGCATGGAAATTGTTATCCTTCTTGAACTCTCCTGAACAAAACATGAAGTTCACCAAGGCTACCGGCTTTACTCCAATATATAAGGAAGCAGAAAATGACCCTGCTTTCTCAGAAGGACCGGCAGGAGTTTATTTAGAGCAGATATTGAGCGATAAAGTAGAATTTGCTAAGATCCCTTCCTATTTACCTGAATGGTCGGATTTTATAGCTAACTACTCAACATCAGAGCTGCAAAAGATGGTTATGGGAGAACAAAGTGTTGAGGATACAGCAAAGAATCTAGCAGACTATATGGAAAAAGCACAGTCAAACTGGGATAAGCAGAATAAATAAGGTTGACCGGGTTTTCCCGGTCAACTCAATAATATTAGGAGGATGTGTTTGTTGTGAAAGGTGAAGATAGTAAATTAAAAAAGGATGTCAAGGTGAGGAAAAAGAGTCCTTTGCTTAAAGAAAGTTTGGTGCCGTACTGGTTTATACTTCCAGCAGTTTTGCTTGTTGTGTTGTTTTACGGGTATCCTTTTATAAAAAGTTTATATATGTCTTTTATGAATTATAACTTGGTTATGGAGCATAATATTTATTTTAATAATTTTGAAAATTACAAGGGCATCTTCGATGATCCTGTGTTCGGCAAAGCTGCAGTCAATACATTGATTTGGGTATTTTACTCATTGATCATTCAATTTATTTTAGGATTTATACTTGCATTATTGTTATGGAAACCCTTTAAGGGCAGAAATGTATATCAGTCGATAGTGTTTATTCCATGGGCTGTATCCGGGTTTTTGATAGGTATTATGTTTCGATGGATGTTCAATGCTCAATTTGGAGTAATAAATGATCTATTGCTTAAGTTAGGCTTGATACAGGAGAACATTCCGTTTTTATCACAGCCTTCCACAGTAATGATAGGGCCTATAGCTGGTGCTATATGGTATGGGATACCATTTTTCGCAATAATGATATTAGCAGCTCTTCAGGGAATACCAAACGAGATATTTGAGGCGGCTGAAATGGATGGGGCAAGTAAGATGACTAGATTTTGGAAGATAATAGTGCCTTTTATTAAGCCCACTCTGCTGGTCACTGTTTTGCTTAGGGCGATATGGATATTCAATTCTGCTGACATTATTTATGTCATGACAAATGGTGGCCCTGCTAACAGTTCACATACATTGGCAACGTATTTATTCCAAAAAGCATATACAGCACTTGATTTTGGTTCAGCCTCAGCGATAGCTGTTGTTATTATAATATTTTTAGCTATATATACTTTGATATATCTTACTGTTAGCAAATTTGAAGAGGCAGGTGATTTTTAATGGAAAAGACTACAACATCAGAAAAAATATTAAAGATAATAGGTCTGGGGATATTTTTAATCATAGCTATATTCCCTATTTATTGGCTTTTGGTAACTTCATTTAAACCTGCAAAAGATTCAGTGACAATACCTATACAATATTGGCCTAAAAATTTTACTTTTGAAAATTATGCAGCAGTATGGAGCACTACTGATTTTCCGGTATTTTTCAAAAACAGCCTCATTGTAGCTGTAACAGCTGGGATATTGACTGTTATACTGGCTATATTTGCCGGATATAGTTTATCCAGGTTTAAATTTAAAGGTAAAAATATAACCCTTTTACTATTTTTAGTGACTCAAATGATACCTATAGTAGTATTGATAGTACCGTTGTTTATTTTATTTAGGAATCTAGGGTTGATTGATACACTATATAGTTTGATTATTTCTTATACCATAATATCGGTTCCCTTTTGTACAGTTATGATAATAGGGTTTTTTAAGCGTATACCTAATGCTATAGAAGAATCTGCTATGGTAGACGGATGTTCCAGGGTAGAAGCACTTTTCAGGGTTGTGGTTCCTGTTATGCTTCCAGGTATAGTTGCAACATTTGTATTCGCATTTATATCTGCATGGAATGAATATTTCTTTAGCCTTATGTTTATCAATAGTGAGGCTGTAAAAACCATTCCTGTAGGAATAAATATGTTTATTCAGAAGGTTGATGTAAACTGGGGAAGGATGACAGCTGCCGGTGCAATAGCGCTTGTTCCTGCAGTTATATTATTTGTTTTTATACAAAAGTATCTTGTTCAAGGTCTTACCGCAGGGGCTGTGAAAGGCTGATAAAAGGAGG includes:
- a CDS encoding extracellular solute-binding protein, producing MSKKLISVILACLLVLTLFAGCGNNAEKKEDGTQTKDGDKGEQVTITFAETLPNEARTELLKEMVSEFEEQNPNIKVEFQTIPVDQSKDKLLTMAAGKALPDVFELNDSWLGSLGVGGHLESLEPYIENWENKDGLVDSVLTLGRSLDDTAYWIPYGFYGTAVYYNTEMLEATGMEAPTTTDEFYEVAKAMTNKDEGKYGYAFRGGPYGGTHAIMWMLSHVGSPDFFDENGECVFDTPEGIEGLKKYAALYKDTAPTDSTSWGFRECVTGFTTGVTGLVIQSNEVVQICDEKMGEGKFDTAMLPVGTSGKTYDTSGQAGYAMSAHSKHKEEAWKLLSFLNSPEQNMKFTKATGFTPIYKEAENDPAFSEGPAGVYLEQILSDKVEFAKIPSYLPEWSDFIANYSTSELQKMVMGEQSVEDTAKNLADYMEKAQSNWDKQNK
- a CDS encoding sugar ABC transporter permease yields the protein MKGEDSKLKKDVKVRKKSPLLKESLVPYWFILPAVLLVVLFYGYPFIKSLYMSFMNYNLVMEHNIYFNNFENYKGIFDDPVFGKAAVNTLIWVFYSLIIQFILGFILALLLWKPFKGRNVYQSIVFIPWAVSGFLIGIMFRWMFNAQFGVINDLLLKLGLIQENIPFLSQPSTVMIGPIAGAIWYGIPFFAIMILAALQGIPNEIFEAAEMDGASKMTRFWKIIVPFIKPTLLVTVLLRAIWIFNSADIIYVMTNGGPANSSHTLATYLFQKAYTALDFGSASAIAVVIIIFLAIYTLIYLTVSKFEEAGDF
- a CDS encoding carbohydrate ABC transporter permease gives rise to the protein MEKTTTSEKILKIIGLGIFLIIAIFPIYWLLVTSFKPAKDSVTIPIQYWPKNFTFENYAAVWSTTDFPVFFKNSLIVAVTAGILTVILAIFAGYSLSRFKFKGKNITLLLFLVTQMIPIVVLIVPLFILFRNLGLIDTLYSLIISYTIISVPFCTVMIIGFFKRIPNAIEESAMVDGCSRVEALFRVVVPVMLPGIVATFVFAFISAWNEYFFSLMFINSEAVKTIPVGINMFIQKVDVNWGRMTAAGAIALVPAVILFVFIQKYLVQGLTAGAVKG